The following proteins are encoded in a genomic region of Desulfomonilaceae bacterium:
- a CDS encoding SGNH/GDSL hydrolase family protein, producing the protein MARVFWKGVKIAILVVVGIEIISFAFMSLQNYVLYGGIYSHVPVRYDPDTLFLMTDSIPPSDYNRESTDPNLNRIVWMFGGSTVRCNAQRNKNTTLPSFVARFLNEKAKPNHFTVVNFGENGFNSLLESKYLEKALTFEKRTPDVIVFYDGANDCLQYVEHRQPDGHIGYRRLKAFIESYRMGWLGLLKPINAALYASYTNEFIDRIRMLAEPVRSDSPTLERMVTSSAARYDHIFKLAHCYDAEFLLIWQPILWAENCSVTTDVHQAERTMFLDVTKFPVVKESLNATYNELEATLKNKPYFVSLRDSLCGRTTGLFEPDGIHLTTRGDELMAGIIGELLIKTFPEKLLPH; encoded by the coding sequence ATGGCGCGGGTATTTTGGAAAGGTGTTAAAATTGCGATACTGGTAGTTGTAGGGATCGAAATCATCAGTTTCGCATTCATGAGTCTTCAAAACTATGTCCTCTATGGTGGCATCTATAGTCATGTGCCTGTCCGCTATGATCCAGACACCCTCTTCTTGATGACGGACAGCATCCCACCTTCAGATTATAATAGAGAGTCAACTGACCCAAACCTCAACAGAATTGTCTGGATGTTCGGTGGCTCGACTGTTCGGTGCAATGCCCAGAGGAACAAAAACACCACTCTTCCTTCATTTGTCGCAAGATTTCTAAATGAAAAGGCAAAGCCAAATCATTTCACAGTGGTTAACTTCGGGGAAAACGGTTTCAATTCGCTACTGGAATCGAAATACCTAGAAAAGGCCCTGACCTTTGAGAAACGAACTCCTGATGTTATCGTTTTCTACGATGGAGCGAATGACTGTCTTCAGTATGTTGAACACAGACAACCGGATGGACATATAGGCTATCGAAGATTGAAAGCCTTCATAGAGAGCTACCGTATGGGGTGGTTAGGTCTGTTAAAGCCGATTAACGCCGCACTATACGCATCTTACACCAATGAGTTCATTGACAGGATACGCATGCTTGCAGAGCCAGTCAGGAGCGATTCGCCAACTCTTGAAAGAATGGTGACCTCATCGGCAGCGCGTTATGACCATATCTTCAAGCTAGCGCATTGCTATGATGCAGAATTTTTGCTTATTTGGCAGCCAATTCTCTGGGCAGAAAATTGCTCTGTCACCACAGATGTCCACCAGGCTGAAAGAACTATGTTTCTCGATGTAACAAAATTCCCTGTTGTCAAGGAGAGCCTGAACGCTACTTACAACGAATTGGAAGCTACACTCAAAAACAAACCCTATTTTGTAAGCCTTAGGGACTCTCTGTGTGGACGAACTACCGGGTTATTTGAACCTGATGGGATACATCTTACTACCCGAGGAGATGAATTGATGGCCGGAATTATCGGCGAGCTACTAATAAAAACCTTTCCCGAGAAGTTATTGCCTCACTAA